In Vibrio diazotrophicus, the following proteins share a genomic window:
- a CDS encoding 3'-5' exonuclease, producing the protein MKPLKNIEPTDEQRQLFTTPHPMNRVIRGAAGSGKTTIALLMLKLAITFHRNNRRRNMQEQKPIRAIVFTFNTTLSSYIRQLAQEIGKGIEIEVLTLAKYCRNKYPNINELQIVNNIEESGFSISNTLGLDSSYLSSEVDYVLGRFLETDLEEYLDAVRVGRGTKPRIDRALREKILQEIIHPYLEYKKNNGIVDWNDINQYPISNINEQFDIIIADETQDFSANELRTIVSMLHDQSHGTFVIDTVQKIYNRGFTWREVGLEIRPQNSFRLEKNYRNTYEIAWLAYQLLNRVGIDADGTIPKYDSCRVSGELPKLISGLYNQQVSYAIDYLNTVDLENETVCFISKSQGTQRYLKSELSRAKIPFANLTRTSEWPDIDTNVVLSTMHSAKGLEFDHVILLGLSNEFLKYEEDSESDSYLNICRLLTVSITRARKSVILGYKEQDKPSILNLLDSKTYELVEL; encoded by the coding sequence GTGAAGCCACTAAAAAATATAGAGCCAACAGACGAGCAAAGGCAACTGTTTACAACTCCCCATCCAATGAATCGAGTTATAAGAGGTGCTGCAGGTAGTGGAAAAACAACGATAGCATTGCTCATGCTAAAATTAGCAATCACATTCCATAGAAATAATCGTAGGCGAAACATGCAGGAACAAAAGCCTATACGAGCGATAGTATTTACGTTTAACACCACATTAAGCTCTTATATTCGCCAGTTAGCTCAAGAAATTGGCAAGGGCATAGAAATAGAAGTGCTAACACTAGCCAAATATTGTAGAAATAAATATCCAAATATTAACGAACTACAGATTGTAAACAATATAGAGGAATCTGGTTTCTCTATATCTAATACCTTAGGCTTGGACTCAAGTTATTTGTCTTCTGAAGTAGATTACGTATTAGGTCGTTTTTTGGAAACCGATCTAGAAGAATACTTGGACGCCGTGCGTGTAGGCCGAGGAACGAAGCCCAGAATCGACCGCGCTTTAAGAGAAAAGATTCTCCAAGAGATAATCCATCCCTATCTCGAATACAAAAAAAACAACGGAATTGTTGATTGGAACGATATCAACCAATATCCCATAAGTAACATAAATGAACAGTTTGACATCATAATTGCTGATGAAACTCAAGATTTTTCCGCAAACGAACTTAGAACAATAGTATCAATGCTTCACGATCAGTCTCATGGTACCTTTGTAATCGATACCGTTCAGAAGATATACAACCGAGGCTTTACTTGGCGAGAGGTTGGACTGGAAATAAGACCTCAAAATTCATTTAGATTAGAAAAGAATTATAGAAACACGTATGAAATAGCCTGGTTGGCTTACCAACTATTAAATCGAGTAGGAATTGATGCTGATGGCACCATACCTAAGTATGATAGTTGCCGAGTTTCTGGGGAACTACCAAAATTAATTTCAGGACTATACAATCAGCAAGTAAGCTACGCTATTGATTATCTAAATACCGTGGACCTCGAGAATGAAACTGTTTGCTTCATTTCTAAATCGCAAGGAACGCAAAGATATCTGAAATCAGAGTTATCGAGAGCAAAAATCCCCTTTGCTAACCTAACTAGAACTAGTGAGTGGCCTGATATTGACACCAATGTGGTTCTATCGACGATGCATTCAGCTAAAGGCTTAGAATTTGATCATGTTATCCTACTAGGTCTCAGTAACGAGTTTCTAAAATACGAAGAAGATTCAGAATCCGACTCTTATCTAAACATTTGTCGTTTATTAACAGTTTCAATTACACGAGCGAGAAAGTCCGTTATTCTAGGCTACAAAGAACAAGATAAACCAAGCATTTTAAACCTCTTAGATAGCAAAACTTATGAACTAGTGGAGTTGTGA
- a CDS encoding DarT ssDNA thymidine ADP-ribosyltransferase family protein encodes MTIEEIIEERGIEEVLHFTTNHGLVGICSLNKLVSRDQLPKEKALEHIIKYNSKFRSDSQWTSYVNLSISRINTSFFGYSQTWHREEYDFWVIFAFDAQILAHDGVVFTTTNNIYRNECKRDIGQIGLNMLFHDQVVSKRGRLKPRDPTLPLNWTTCEEAEVLYPNDISLEYLKKLYVPDEATFALASAALSFDDKLQHIEIEVNTEKFMGL; translated from the coding sequence ATGACTATAGAAGAAATCATCGAAGAAAGAGGCATAGAAGAAGTTCTACATTTCACAACTAACCACGGCTTGGTTGGAATCTGCTCTTTAAACAAATTGGTATCTCGTGATCAGTTACCCAAAGAAAAAGCACTGGAACATATAATCAAGTACAACTCTAAATTTCGTTCAGACTCACAATGGACATCTTATGTTAACTTATCGATCTCGAGAATTAATACTAGCTTCTTTGGATATAGCCAAACGTGGCACAGGGAAGAATATGATTTTTGGGTTATTTTTGCTTTCGATGCACAAATTCTAGCCCATGATGGAGTAGTCTTTACAACAACCAACAATATCTATAGGAATGAGTGTAAAAGAGATATTGGGCAGATTGGGTTAAATATGCTGTTCCATGACCAAGTTGTATCAAAGCGTGGGCGATTAAAGCCCAGAGATCCAACTTTGCCATTGAATTGGACTACATGTGAAGAAGCTGAAGTGCTCTATCCTAATGATATTAGTTTAGAATACTTAAAAAAATTGTATGTTCCAGATGAAGCTACTTTCGCGCTCGCTAGTGCTGCATTATCATTTGACGACAAACTTCAACATATTGAAATAGAAGTTAATACCGAAAAATTCATGGGATTATAA
- a CDS encoding recombinase family protein produces MGFIRAYLRVSTVGQDVMRAKTEIEEFATSHNQKIAAFYFERFTGTSLNRPELNRLLEDAQDGDVILIESVDRISRLTNGDWLKLKHLIESKGVSVVALDLPTSHVAMKQTEAGDDFIHAVLKAVNGMLLDILAATARKDYDLRRKRTMEGIAKAKQSDPSKYQGRKRNRVLWASIKRLLETSHTYSQIQAITGASRMTIAAVSNELKEQKQIETHPR; encoded by the coding sequence ATGGGATTTATCCGAGCCTACCTGCGTGTTAGTACCGTCGGTCAAGACGTCATGCGCGCTAAAACTGAAATCGAAGAGTTCGCCACCAGCCATAACCAGAAGATTGCTGCGTTCTACTTCGAACGCTTTACCGGAACATCACTGAATCGGCCAGAACTGAACCGCTTACTTGAGGACGCTCAAGACGGTGATGTCATTCTGATTGAATCGGTTGACCGTATCAGTCGTTTAACGAATGGAGACTGGCTGAAACTTAAACATCTTATTGAGTCGAAAGGCGTATCCGTCGTTGCCTTAGATTTGCCAACAAGTCACGTCGCAATGAAGCAGACCGAAGCTGGGGATGACTTCATTCATGCGGTACTCAAAGCGGTGAATGGAATGCTGCTCGATATACTGGCAGCAACTGCCCGGAAGGATTACGACCTCAGACGTAAAAGAACGATGGAAGGTATTGCAAAGGCCAAGCAATCTGACCCATCCAAGTATCAAGGTCGTAAACGGAACCGTGTCCTTTGGGCATCCATTAAGCGACTTCTGGAAACTTCACACACCTACAGCCAAATCCAAGCCATCACCGGTGCAAGCAGGATGACCATTGCAGCTGTCTCTAACGAACTCAAGGAGCAAAAGCAGATTGAAACCCATCCACGTTAA